AAAGTATGATATGAAAAAGGGAGGTGAGCATACCTTGTACAACTGGTTGAAGTTACCCAGGATGATAGCATCGTCGGGTAATTTGGGGAACAACTCCTtccgcatcctccacctcctcttctggtcATCCTCCCAGGACATATGCCTCTCATTGTGGCCATCTGCTGATTGCGCGTGATCGCAACAGAAAAACGTGTCTCGAGCAAAGATGATGTTCTCCGAGTAAATCCAGTCCTCGCTTTCCGTGTAGGCCTCATCCCGGAAGACATCTCCCAGGTTTAAATTGTTGCGGTGTGGTCGAAGTGTCGAGGGAGGGATGGCCGTCGTATCAGCTAGGAGGTAATCGCACCACTCGGCTCCCAACGTCCCAGCAAAGCCCATGAACGACATCTGGATCGGCGCAGGCCGCGCGGCAAAGATCTCATTGCGCGCTCCGCGGGTGTACCCATTGAGATTGACCAGAATATGAATGCCATCAGCCACAATCTGCTCGACCAGTCTGTCTGATGGCCACGTGCTGACATCACGGAAGACGGGCGCTTCACGCTCAATCTGCTGGCGATGGATCGACTTGTCACTGGCTGTGGTTGCATAGCAATACGCCTTGACCTTGTTGGGATTGTGAAAGCCAAAGACAGATTGCATCAAATGTGccagggggtggttgttgaaaTCAGACGAGACATAGCCAACCTTGAAATAAGGGGCTGGTGGCTCCGGTGGTTCATATACAGTAGCTGGGACCCAAGGTGAGCGAAGCGTCGAACACGATATTCTGAGCGCATTCCTCTGCGAAATCATCCGGATGTCCTTGGCTGTCAACGGGCAAGTAAAGGTGTGGAACGGCAACACCGTCGGCGCAGATGGAATCGAAAGGCTGGCAGGAGGCCGCGGCCGCCTGTATCCAGCTGATGACTTGATGCCCTTGACATGTTTGTCGACATACCAGCACCGCATCGCAGCTCTCGTCGACCGCTCAATCAGCCTCAGGATTCTTGAGCCCTCCCACGATCGACCAGCCCATTTTCGAAGTTCGGTTTCAACATCTAGACCTCGGTCGGTGATCCCAGCTCCGGCATCCCTTAACTGCGCCACCAGCTGCACAATCGTCTGATCTTGCAAGGCGCCAACACCCCAAGTGCTGGACTCCTTCAGCTGCCGCCCGACAATGTCAACCACACGTTTCATCAGCCCACTGCCTTGGCCTTGTGACTTCACATCCTGAAGCATCCCTTGCTCGTCAACATGCCAGCGGTCAAACTTGCCacctgccagcagaacaccaccacgacccTTCCAGTCGCAAACCGAGTTGAGCGCAGTGGACAGCCCACAAACAGCCTCAGCAAAATCGGGATTCGCCGATACAGCTCGCTTGTAATACCCGATGGCATCACTGATTCTGCCTCTATCCTTGACAGCATTGGCCAAGTTGGTCAATGCAATATCGAAGCTTCCATCGCACTGCACAGCCTGCTCATACATCTGAATAGCAAGATCCAGCTGTCCGATATCTTTGAGCAAGCTGCCCAGGTTGGTATGCAGGTGCACATGCTTTGGATCCAGGGTAAGGCCATAATAATAGTAAGCCAGGGCGAGTGATAAGCCGCTGCCTGGTACGATCCCAGGGATAGTGGGAAGATTCCCCAAGTCCATAGGCGGCCCAGAGTGAACTTGGGTAGACGTCTGCTGAACACTAGCGAGCAAGATGCCGACGTTGTTTGCTGTTGACGGACTTTCCTGCAATGACAAGGACAGGTAATAGAGCGCCAGAATATCGCCCACTCCAGCAGGCTGTCTGACCATACCGGTGTTTGGCCCACCATTCGACATGGTGTCCTGGAAGATCTTGGCTAGCGACAACAATGAATTGCTCGTTGTGACAACCACGGATTTCTTGTGAGTACCTTCGGGAACATATTGTAGTCCCGGCAAGAGTCCTCCGTGCGAAGCAAATACCCGCTGTGCGGTAAGCTTGGCCCTATCTGGCGACAGAAGCAACGGCGCGGACAGGTTCGCCTGAACAGCACCCCTAAGCTGCCCTGAATGCATATCCCTCGGTGCTAGGACGGTTTGGATCCTTCTGATAAGCGATCGCACCCCTTGAACCTGTCTTCCAGCGCTGATGagcaccgcctcctcaaaaGCATCCGAGGCTTGTTCAATATTCTTCAACGAGTACAGCATGTTTCCTTTGGCGTGTATCAGCAGGATCATCCGTCCATTCTCGGTCCCGGCTATCGCATATCCGCTTGACCCAAAACCTGGAACGTGGCTATTGTCTGCAGGTCGGGCAAAATGCTGGGCCGGGCTGTCGTTGTTGAGGTCGTCTAGCACAAAGTTGTCGGGGCTCAATTCTCGCATTGTGGCAGTCGACGCCGTGTCGGCCTCGCTCGCCGTCTCGTTAACTTCATGTACGGTTCCGTTTGTTCCAGACATCCTCAACGATTTCTGAATGTACTCGATAATGTTGACTGCCTCCTGACTCCTATGATTCGAGCACAGCAAGCCAACCAAATGTTCCACTGCTTCCAGGTAACTTGGCCTTAGCTTGATCGCTTTAGACCATTCCCGTTCAGCCTCATCCTGCCTGTTCATGCAGTACAATGTCGCAGCAATATTTGAAATAGCCTCGACGTGGCTGTCCTGTTTGTTAGCATCACCCCGTAAACCTAACGCGGTCGACCAGACCGGGAATACGTACCTAGCATCCATGCTCACGATGCGCTTGAACCACTCCAGAGCATCTTCATAATGCTCAAGGCCATAGTGGAGACATCCTCCCAACAGCATACCATCCACCCATTTCCATCCACTTTGCTCACATAGGTTGGTGAGCATCTCGAGTGAATTTTTCGCATTGTGAAGTGGTGATCTGGTCTCAAAGTATGGCCGTTGTTGAAGCCCCGTTGAATATAGATTCCTCGCTTGGTTGAAGCCTCCAACAATCATTCCTTGCCCTCCCATTGCCATACTCCTAGCTGCCGCCTGCTTCTGTGCCATGTGCTGTGCATAGCTGACTGTTGGTTCGGAGAGGGCTGGCGATGGTCGTACTTTGGTTCCGCTCGCCAACGGCGCTATTGAGGGTTTCGGGTATACCACCATCTTCGATGACGTTCTTGATAAAGATCCGGTCCGGCTGTGGTGTGCTTTCTTCGCATTGCCTAGATAAAGTAGCAGATCATTGTATGTTTTATGTGCTTGCTGCAGGGCCAGCTCTTTGAACCTTGCTCTCGAGGCAACATCTCCGCCACTGCCCCCTTGGGCAATATGTCCAGCTAGTTGTGCCAGAGACTCATGACCCTGATGAGCAGCCCCATGGTGCGCCATGTGTGCCTGAGCATGACGAGCGTACCCATCATCAAGAGGGTAGCTTGACAATGGCAAGCGGAATGGGTGTGGTTGGCCCAGTCCTGGTGCGTTTGGCATGCCATGTATGGTCGACTGCGAGGGCATAAACGCACTATCAACGACAGCATTTTGTGGTGTGTAACCATTGGCTAGGGGTATTGGTGTTCGATAATCCCCTAGTCCACCATTCCTCCACACCATCGActgctgtggttgctgtggttgttggtagCCACCCGGGCTGTAGACGGTTTGACTCAACGGCTGGTGGTATCCTGGCCCTAACAATGGCTGCAAGCTGGACACAGAGTTGTAGCTTTGTTGGGGTATTGGTTGCAGAAAGTTTGTCTGTTCTGGCGCGGCCGGATTCGTTATCATATTCGTACTTCCCATACCCCATCCTCCAGGCGTCACAGGTGGGCTACTTAATGGTTCCATCCCACCATCGAGCCTCCCAGTCGGATTCGGTGCCTGGTATGGCCATGATGATCCAGAGAGTGTTGACCTATGGTAGCCAACCCCAGTTAGCCCTGATGTTCTCTGAGACACAGCAGTCGGAAATATTCTTGACGAGGCAGGCAAGATCATGTGCTTCAATGGTGGGGGTCCGGAGGCCAGGTGGGCAACCGAACCATCGTACCCATTGTCGATGGTGCCGCTTGGTGTCTTGCGTCTAAGTGAGTGTTCCGAACTGTGATCGTGGGCATGTGATCGGATGAACGAGGTGGTGATGCGGTGCAACGCcggggctggctgggcgcTGCGGATGGCGAACGCCCGGGGCGTTGAGTCTGTGTTGTGgagcgagggggagggtcgCGCGAACTGTGGTCTTTGGTGATGCGACACGTACTCCAGGTCATGTTTTACGTGCGGCTGATGGGGCCCGAGTAAGTCGAGCTGTGGTTGCACCATCGGGTGCATTTGGACAAGAGGTAACATGGTGATGTCTTCTGCTGAAAGACGATGAGATTGTATCGCAGAGAAGTGTAGATAGAGTAAGTAAGGAGCGTCGAGATCAGTTTGCGGGTCGCCTGTTGCTTGGGGGGGGCGGGAATCAGGCCAGACTCGTTACTGCCCAGTGAATACCTCAAAGCATTGTTGACTTTGTTGAAGAGGTTATCGAGCACACAATGGCCCCCGGGAAAGGGTATTCCATCTGGGGAGTGGACAGCAAGGTCGAAACAAGAGCAATGCTGGGATCTCGCCCAGACTCTTAACCATGCACCTGCGTCCCCTCTCAGTCAATCAACCCACCGATCCCCCCAGTTCCGCCCGGCTGCGGTCCGGGATCTGCAGAGGAAAAATAATCACAAAATTCTGTCTTGTTTCGTCCGACGGGCGGTCGCATCCACTCTCTCCAGCGCCCACAACAGCGTCAACCACAGCTCCCGTCTCCGCACCGCCGGGCTCGTGAATAGCGACGGCCGTGTCCTCAGCCGGAGTCGATCAGGTCGGGGCGGGGTTTGATGTGGAGGCAgtggtcggtggtggaaaagaagaggagaacGGAGGGGCCGGGAGGTGCGTGCGTGGGTGCGTGATGAAAGTGCCCTTGTCAGGTACCTGGCTGTCAGTCGAAGGTGGATATGGATCAGGATCAGGATCGGATTATCGGGACCCGGCACGGCGGTGATCAACGGCGACGGTGGCGATGAATTGGGGGTTTCTGGTCTAACAGGGCAGCAGGATCGTCCCCTCTCTTCTCCTGCACTGCTTCTATTCAAAATAATAAAAGAGACGGGAACTGGCCTGACGTTGAAATGCAGACGGACAGGGAAGTCGGCGGGAATCTCAATTGTCTAAAATGTGGAATGGGGCCGCATTTAGTCAGGCTGGTGCACGACGGGGGCCTGCGCCTGCGGGCGTTCTCGGGCCTAAACTCTGCAGGGAAGCCTCCCCCCACACAAGCAGCAGTAGCATGGAAACGCTAGAGCCCTGCTGCTACACTGCACCAGCGCtgcaccaccctcaacctccaacaagGTACCGTCACCTCACCACGGCGCTGCTGCACCCTATTAGTGGCTGCGGGCCGAGCACATCCAAGCTCTGTAAAGCACTTCAGAGACCATTGGGCACGCTATGTGACCCTCCGGGACATGAGGGACATGGATCGCGTCCCTGGGTGTGGTTCGCTTCATTACGACGGTTCGACTAAGGCATGTATAAACCTGATTCATCCCGGTccatcatggccgtcgaCATCTGATAGGCACCTCAGTAAATGCCATGCCACGCCAGCTGTGCGACTCGACGAGGCAGATCCTTCTCAATCACTGACAGACTGACAAAAGAGATAAAAGAGACCAGAGAGACCAGAGAGACAAGAGAGACCAGAGAGACAAGAGAGACCAGAGAGACACACAGTATTATGTGCCGGGCGATGTGCCGTCACCCGCCGCCCGAAGAATCAGAATAGCACAGCAACACAAGGAAAACCTCTGACCTGAGGGACATGTGCGGGACCTGTGGACACAAGCAGCAAGGGTCAGGGCAGGGCAAAGGCAGGGTCGGTTGTCTATCCCATGGATGCGAGTCGCAGCATGCAGACTCCAATCATCTCATCTGGAGCCTACTTCTGGGCGTCTCCCACATCAGGTTGGGTGAGTGGGTGTGTTGGACAGCCCGTCTTCGTATCAATCTTGCATTTTTCTGGAAAACATCCCTATCCCGTGCCCCTCATTCTTCCCTCGGCAAACTCGGCCCAGTcttcctttcccctcccaGCTCTACGACGCAGAATATGACAGCTCTCCTCGCTTCATCATGATGTTTTGGGGTGCAGTTGCAAGCAGCATTGCGTGGCATGGCTGTGTCAGTAttggggtgggtgtgtgtgagCACCACAGGCAGATCCAAacccatcccaccattcaCCCCGCAGATGGCCCTTTTCAAACGTCGACTGGTGGAAAGCCTCATGCAAGGTTAAACCTCTCAAGACCCGCGTCAGACATTATCACATCTACGGTCTGTCACTGTTTTCAGCGTCTATTTGTTTCTTACAAAATAGACTTCCCCTTGGGTCTGATCGGGGTCCCAATGGTCACCAAACTGGCCCGCCCCCTCATGCCATGCTCGATCCTATATCCATACTTCACGCCGTCAGCCTACCTCACCTACCGGCCTACTATCCAGCTTAGGTTACAtccacccaaccctctccagTCCCATTGCTCACTCGCAGAAGCTCAGAGGATAGCCCTATATGTAAGGTTCCGTATCACCCACCACACATGCTCGCACTATACTGTGATAACAAGTGACAGCCAAgacaccaacccatcaacgGGTGAGATCAGTCAGAACAGAAAATCCCCAGAAACCAGTCGGTGAGAACCCaatccaaccaccccaagGTCCCAACCGCCTTactcaccacaccatcccccGTCTTTCTTCATCCCCCGGACTCCGTACATTACTACCTAACCCAACCATGCAACCTACTTTCGGTGTACATTGTCTGAGATTGAGGGTCACTCTTTCTCATGGCTGAGGAACCAAACATCAGGTAATTCTGAGCCCGCCCTCACTGAACCAAAGATGGTCACCTGCAAAAGCTCTGCATGCCTACTGCCACCCGGTGCATATTCCGGCGGCACTTGCAGCATTTGAGTGTCTCTCCTTTCTGCAGAAGGGAAATCTGGGAGtttcaacctcacctcactACTCTCTCACACTCAACCTCAAAAAGATACCCCAATATTCTAAACatacccaa
The sequence above is a segment of the Podospora pseudocomata strain CBS 415.72m chromosome 2 map unlocalized CBS415.72m_2, whole genome shotgun sequence genome. Coding sequences within it:
- a CDS encoding uncharacterized protein (COG:G; COG:O; COG:T; EggNog:ENOG503NUR6) gives rise to the protein MLPLVQMHPMVQPQLDLLGPHQPHVKHDLEYVSHHQRPQFARPSPSLHNTDSTPRAFAIRSAQPAPALHRITTSFIRSHAHDHSSEHSLRRKTPSGTIDNGYDGSVAHLASGPPPLKHMILPASSRIFPTAVSQRTSGLTGVGYHRSTLSGSSWPYQAPNPTGRLDGGMEPLSSPPVTPGGWGMGSTNMITNPAAPEQTNFLQPIPQQSYNSVSSLQPLLGPGYHQPLSQTVYSPGGYQQPQQPQQSMVWRNGGLGDYRTPIPLANGYTPQNAVVDSAFMPSQSTIHGMPNAPGLGQPHPFRLPLSSYPLDDGYARHAQAHMAHHGAAHQGHESLAQLAGHIAQGGSGGDVASRARFKELALQQAHKTYNDLLLYLGNAKKAHHSRTGSLSRTSSKMVVYPKPSIAPLASGTKVRPSPALSEPTVSYAQHMAQKQAAARSMAMGGQGMIVGGFNQARNLYSTGLQQRPYFETRSPLHNAKNSLEMLTNLCEQSGWKWVDGMLLGGCLHYGLEHYEDALEWFKRIVSMDASHVEAISNIAATLYCMNRQDEAEREWSKAIKLRPSYLEAVEHLVGLLCSNHRSQEAVNIIEYIQKSLRMSGTNGTVHEVNETASEADTASTATMRELSPDNFVLDDLNNDSPAQHFARPADNSHVPGFGSSGYAIAGTENGRMILLIHAKGNMLYSLKNIEQASDAFEEAVLISAGRQVQGVRSLIRRIQTVLAPRDMHSGQLRGAVQANLSAPLLLSPDRAKLTAQRVFASHGGLLPGLQYVPEGTHKKSVVVTTSNSLLSLAKIFQDTMSNGGPNTGMVRQPAGVGDILALYYLSLSLQESPSTANNVGILLASVQQTSTQVHSGPPMDLGNLPTIPGIVPGSGLSLALAYYYYGLTLDPKHVHLHTNLGSLLKDIGQLDLAIQMYEQAVQCDGSFDIALTNLANAVKDRGRISDAIGYYKRAVSANPDFAEAVCGLSTALNSVCDWKGRGGVLLAGGKFDRWHVDEQGMLQDVKSQGQGSGLMKRVVDIVGRQLKESSTWGVGALQDQTIVQLVAQLRDAGAGITDRGLDVETELRKWAGRSWEGSRILRLIERSTRAAMRCWYVDKHVKGIKSSAGYRRPRPPASLSIPSAPTVLPFHTFTCPLTAKDIRMISQRNALRISCSTLRSPWVPATVYEPPEPPAPYFKVGYVSSDFNNHPLAHLMQSVFGFHNPNKVKAYCYATTASDKSIHRQQIEREAPVFRDVSTWPSDRLVEQIVADGIHILVNLNGYTRGARNEIFAARPAPIQMSFMGFAGTLGAEWCDYLLADTTAIPPSTLRPHRNNLNLGDVFRDEAYTESEDWIYSENIIFARDTFFCCDHAQSADGHNERHMSWEDDQKRRWRMRKELFPKLPDDAIILGNFNQLYKIDPTTFRTWLRILASCPKAHLWLLRFPELGETYLRRTAKDWAGEAVASRIHFTDVAPKQQHISRARVCDLFLDTPECNAHTTAADILWSSTPLLTLPRYEYKMCSRMAASILKGALPKSEEGERAAKELIAEDEKQYEEFAVGLVNRMGYQLVRGQDGEVYGRGEGRLAEMRRLLWESKWGCALFDTRRWVRDLEEAYGRAWSDWVNGRGGDIYL